A stretch of Sulfitobacter sp. THAF37 DNA encodes these proteins:
- a CDS encoding response regulator translates to MSGMDAHLLIVDDDERIRTLLRKFLMRHGFLVTAARDAAHARRILSGLEFDLIVLDVMMPGEDGLSLTMSLREKMQSPILLLTAKGETDNRIEGLEAGADDYLAKPFEPKELLLRINAILRRMPDARPEDTAPKVLSLGHNRYDMERGELWQGDELVRLTATEVQLMRIFAAQPGEPMSRTRLVEELGRDRGQAQERAVDVQITRLRRKIEMNPKQPQYLQTVRGAGYMLAPD, encoded by the coding sequence ATGAGCGGCATGGACGCGCATCTGCTGATCGTCGACGACGACGAACGCATCCGTACGCTGCTCAGGAAATTTCTGATGCGGCACGGCTTTCTGGTGACGGCGGCGCGCGACGCGGCACATGCCCGACGTATCCTGTCGGGTCTGGAATTCGACCTGATCGTGCTGGATGTCATGATGCCGGGAGAAGACGGGTTGAGCCTGACAATGTCCCTGCGCGAAAAGATGCAGTCGCCGATCCTGCTGCTGACAGCGAAGGGCGAGACCGACAATCGCATCGAGGGGCTGGAAGCCGGCGCCGATGACTATCTGGCGAAACCGTTTGAGCCGAAGGAGCTGTTGCTGCGGATCAACGCCATTCTGCGCCGCATGCCCGACGCGCGGCCGGAAGACACCGCGCCCAAGGTATTGTCGCTGGGGCACAACCGCTATGACATGGAACGCGGCGAGCTTTGGCAGGGCGACGAACTGGTGCGGCTCACGGCCACCGAAGTGCAGCTGATGCGGATTTTCGCGGCGCAGCCGGGCGAACCGATGAGCCGGACCCGCCTGGTCGAGGAACTGGGCCGCGACAGGGGGCAGGCGCAGGAGCGTGCGGTCGATGTGCAGATCACCCGGTTGCGCCGCAAGATCGAAATGAACCCAAAGCAGCCGCAATACCTGCAGACGGTGCGTGGCGCGGGCTACATGCTCGCCCCGGATTGA
- a CDS encoding YjbF family lipoprotein: protein MMRTIRLTAAISVVALAGCSSNPEGGDTTLLASRALFDSIRERTSGAGDAGGAPLRIDVTRQQLDQTPGSVMQVIPDTTKTQDFLRLIARRDDSYPGTVEVWQSSDNLQVILRNGVLVGTKGLGGDIRSAEAVTTFAGFDDQGGGGQRLITVDRTNGTAQTTAFACDMTQLGRETIQIVDQRVATYRMREECSYGQAGFTNEYWVETGSGKMRKSRQWAGPTLGYMDFLRLKG, encoded by the coding sequence ATGATGCGTACGATTAGACTGACGGCGGCGATCTCGGTCGTGGCGCTGGCGGGATGCAGTAGCAACCCCGAAGGGGGCGATACGACTCTGTTGGCCTCGCGCGCGCTGTTCGACTCGATCAGAGAACGGACCTCCGGAGCTGGCGATGCAGGTGGTGCGCCGCTGCGGATCGACGTGACGCGCCAGCAGCTGGACCAGACACCCGGTTCCGTGATGCAGGTGATTCCCGACACAACAAAGACGCAGGATTTCCTGCGGCTGATCGCACGGCGGGACGACAGCTATCCCGGCACGGTCGAGGTCTGGCAATCTTCCGACAACCTGCAGGTGATCCTGCGCAATGGGGTGCTGGTCGGCACCAAGGGATTGGGCGGCGATATCCGCTCGGCCGAGGCGGTCACAACCTTTGCAGGGTTTGACGATCAAGGCGGTGGCGGGCAGCGGCTGATCACCGTTGACCGCACCAATGGTACCGCGCAGACGACCGCATTTGCCTGCGATATGACCCAATTGGGCCGGGAGACCATACAGATCGTAGATCAGCGGGTCGCGACCTACCGGATGCGAGAAGAATGTTCCTATGGTCAGGCCGGTTTCACAAATGAATACTGGGTAGAGACCGGCAGCGGTAAGATGCGCAAGTCGCGTCAATGGGCGGGGCCGACGCTCGGGTACATGGATTTCCTGCGACTGAAGGGCTGA
- a CDS encoding exodeoxyribonuclease VII small subunit, whose amino-acid sequence MSDTAVDEMSFETAMAELEKVLGQLDRGDVALDESIALYERGAALKARCEVKLKEAEEKVAAITLDSDGNPTGTKAVEGL is encoded by the coding sequence ATGTCCGATACGGCTGTTGACGAAATGAGCTTTGAAACCGCGATGGCGGAACTGGAAAAGGTGCTGGGCCAGCTGGACCGCGGCGACGTGGCGCTGGACGAGAGCATCGCGCTTTATGAACGCGGGGCAGCATTGAAGGCGCGCTGTGAAGTCAAGTTGAAGGAAGCCGAGGAAAAGGTCGCCGCCATCACGCTGGACAGCGACGGCAATCCGACCGGCACCAAGGCGGTCGAAGGATTGTAG
- a CDS encoding MarR family winged helix-turn-helix transcriptional regulator yields MADGRAPAGSGGENLLFLTDEQLRQGSEAMFFAYRGFTADPDRILMDLAYGRAHHRAIHFINRAPGTTVNNLLNILGVTKQSLNRVLRSLIADGLVESRVGRNDKRERHLYLTEDGQTLERQLSDAQRARLRAAYREAGPEAVAGFRRVLEAMMDPEMRASYARLRETGG; encoded by the coding sequence ATGGCGGACGGACGCGCCCCAGCAGGTAGCGGCGGCGAGAACCTTCTGTTTCTGACGGACGAACAGCTGCGGCAAGGCAGTGAGGCGATGTTCTTTGCCTACCGCGGCTTCACCGCAGACCCCGACCGCATTCTGATGGACCTGGCCTACGGCCGCGCCCACCACAGGGCGATCCACTTCATCAACCGGGCCCCCGGCACCACGGTGAACAACCTGCTCAACATTCTCGGAGTTACAAAACAGTCACTCAACCGTGTCTTGCGCAGTCTGATCGCCGATGGTCTGGTTGAAAGCAGGGTAGGACGAAATGACAAGCGCGAACGCCATCTGTATCTTACCGAAGACGGTCAGACGCTGGAGCGGCAGCTGTCCGACGCCCAGCGCGCCCGGCTGCGCGCGGCCTACAGAGAGGCGGGACCGGAGGCTGTCGCGGGGTTCCGCAGGGTGTTGGAGGCAATGATGGACCCTGAAATGCGTGCGAGCTACGCGCGGCTGCGAGAAACCGGCGGATGA
- a CDS encoding ion transporter: protein MNLRSFVETPRFSSFIMGVIIFNAILLGLETSQVAMAAAGELIVLLDKLCLTIFVVELVLKLIVYRLRFFRDGWNVFDFVIVGISLVPAAQGFSALRALRILRVLRLVSVAPRLRRVVEGFITALPGMASVFSLMALIFYIGAVIATKLFAASFPEWFGTLGRSGYSLFQIMTLESWSMGIVRPVMEIYPLAWMFFIPFIMVTTFAVVNLLVGLIVNSMQDAHHEEENAETGAYRDSVNERLAAIEERLDRLLEQEGRR from the coding sequence ATGAACTTGAGATCCTTCGTCGAGACGCCGCGTTTCAGCAGCTTCATCATGGGCGTCATCATCTTCAATGCCATCCTGCTGGGGCTGGAGACCTCCCAGGTGGCGATGGCTGCGGCGGGCGAGCTGATTGTCTTGCTGGACAAGCTTTGCCTGACGATCTTCGTGGTGGAACTGGTGCTGAAACTCATCGTCTACCGGCTGCGATTTTTCCGGGACGGGTGGAACGTCTTCGATTTCGTGATCGTGGGCATATCACTGGTTCCGGCGGCGCAGGGGTTCAGCGCGCTGCGGGCGTTGCGTATCCTTCGGGTGCTGCGCCTCGTGTCCGTCGCGCCAAGGCTGCGGCGGGTGGTCGAAGGATTCATCACCGCGCTGCCCGGCATGGCGTCGGTGTTCTCGCTGATGGCGCTGATCTTCTATATCGGGGCGGTCATCGCGACCAAGCTCTTCGCGGCCAGCTTTCCCGAATGGTTCGGCACACTGGGCCGATCGGGCTATTCCCTGTTCCAGATCATGACACTGGAAAGCTGGTCCATGGGCATCGTCCGCCCGGTGATGGAGATTTACCCGCTGGCGTGGATGTTCTTCATTCCGTTTATCATGGTGACTACCTTTGCCGTGGTGAACCTGCTGGTCGGCCTGATCGTGAACTCCATGCAAGATGCCCACCACGAAGAGGAAAACGCCGAAACCGGCGCTTACCGTGACAGTGTGAACGAAAGGCTTGCGGCAATCGAAGAACGGCTGGACCGCCTGTTGGAGCAAGAAGGCAGGCGTTGA
- a CDS encoding SDR family oxidoreductase, with protein MEKTLLSFGHGYSARALAARLIPQGWRIIGTTRSADKLDDIARTGVEPVQWPGADLRPLLHEARHVLVSAGPGPEGDPVLNALAPDIAEVAPKLRWLGYLSTTGVYGDHQGDWVDEQTPLAPSTRRGQARVEAEAAWQAIPGLPLHIFRLAGIYGPGRGPFAKVRRGTARRIIKPGQVFSRIHVEDIAQALELSIGQPDPGAIYNLCDDDPAPPQEVIGHAAALLGLPLPPAEDFETAEMTPMARSFYAESKKVRNDHAKRSLGWIPQYPDYKSGLAAMLQDDT; from the coding sequence ATGGAAAAGACACTTCTCTCCTTTGGACACGGCTATTCGGCGCGGGCGCTTGCCGCGCGCCTGATCCCGCAGGGATGGCGCATCATCGGCACGACCCGCAGCGCGGACAAGCTGGATGACATTGCCCGCACCGGTGTCGAGCCGGTGCAATGGCCCGGTGCCGACCTGCGCCCGTTGCTGCACGAGGCGCGGCATGTGCTGGTCTCTGCCGGTCCGGGGCCGGAAGGCGATCCTGTGCTGAATGCCCTCGCCCCCGACATCGCGGAAGTAGCGCCGAAACTGCGCTGGCTGGGCTATCTGTCGACCACCGGTGTTTACGGTGATCACCAGGGCGACTGGGTGGATGAGCAGACGCCGCTGGCGCCCTCCACCCGTCGGGGGCAGGCGCGGGTCGAGGCCGAAGCCGCCTGGCAGGCGATCCCGGGCCTGCCACTGCATATTTTCCGGCTTGCAGGTATTTACGGCCCCGGTCGCGGCCCCTTTGCAAAGGTGCGGCGTGGCACGGCACGGCGCATCATCAAGCCGGGACAGGTCTTTTCCCGCATCCATGTAGAGGACATTGCCCAGGCCTTGGAGTTGTCGATCGGACAGCCTGACCCCGGTGCCATCTACAACCTTTGCGACGACGACCCCGCGCCGCCGCAAGAGGTGATCGGCCATGCCGCCGCCCTTCTGGGGCTGCCGCTCCCGCCGGCGGAGGATTTCGAGACCGCCGAGATGACGCCAATGGCACGAAGTTTCTACGCCGAGAGCAAAAAGGTTCGGAACGATCACGCAAAGAGGTCGTTGGGTTGGATTCCTCAATACCCGGATTACAAGTCCGGCCTCGCGGCAATGCTCCAAGATGATACCTGA
- a CDS encoding polyprenyl synthetase family protein, whose translation MFQHRLSEAAVIVAAQFDRVLAGLDDLPVTRAMAHATNGGKRLRGFLVLETARLHGIGPDRAVWPATGIEALHAYSLVHDDLPSMDNDDLRRGAPTVHVKWDEATAILAGDALQSLAFELVAHPEVGSSESRAELAFTLAQAAGARGMVLGQALDIAAETAERPLTLEQITALQQGKTGALITWSALAGPRMAAADPTPLAHYARALGLAFQIADDILDVEGDAATVGKATGKDAEAGKATFVSLMGLEGARRRAEELVQSACDSLDVYGKEAETLREAARFVVARRN comes from the coding sequence GTGTTTCAGCACCGGCTTTCTGAAGCGGCGGTGATCGTGGCGGCGCAATTCGACCGGGTGCTGGCCGGGCTCGACGATTTGCCCGTCACCCGGGCAATGGCGCATGCCACGAACGGCGGCAAGCGGCTGCGCGGCTTTCTGGTGCTGGAGACGGCCCGCCTGCACGGCATCGGACCCGACCGGGCGGTCTGGCCTGCCACCGGGATCGAAGCGTTGCATGCCTACAGCCTGGTGCATGACGATCTGCCGAGCATGGACAACGACGACCTGCGCCGCGGCGCACCCACCGTGCACGTGAAATGGGATGAAGCGACGGCGATCCTCGCTGGCGATGCGCTGCAGTCGCTGGCCTTCGAACTGGTGGCGCATCCGGAGGTCGGCAGTTCAGAGAGCCGGGCGGAGCTGGCCTTCACTCTTGCCCAGGCTGCCGGGGCGCGCGGCATGGTGCTGGGGCAGGCGCTGGACATCGCAGCCGAAACCGCCGAACGCCCCCTGACGCTTGAGCAGATCACGGCGCTGCAGCAGGGCAAGACCGGCGCGCTTATCACCTGGTCCGCGCTCGCCGGTCCGCGCATGGCGGCGGCGGACCCCACGCCTCTGGCGCATTATGCGCGCGCTTTGGGTCTTGCCTTTCAGATCGCGGATGACATCCTTGACGTAGAGGGCGACGCAGCGACCGTCGGAAAGGCCACGGGCAAGGACGCCGAGGCAGGCAAGGCCACTTTCGTATCCCTGATGGGCCTTGAAGGGGCCAGAAGGCGCGCCGAAGAATTGGTGCAATCTGCCTGCGACTCCCTTGACGTTTATGGCAAGGAGGCCGAAACGCTCCGCGAGGCCGCGCGTTTTGTCGTTGCGCGCCGGAACTGA
- a CDS encoding cyclase family protein: MTRLMTATLAALVLAANASFAQDCAPSKWGADDTIGSANLVTPERTLEAAKLIKQGKSMPLGITIGPDTPAFPPRSLNLQVVQPNQQGGQKLSSFGYEGNYNDDILQTWIGIGSQLDGLGHLGEGGHYYNCLDEKEISAITGLTKLGTHDVPPLVGRAVILDMAKHAGKEVMAAGEHFGSEEIKAAAEAQGITMGEGDIILFHTGWTEGMLESDPMQWGSAEPGLTNEGAVYLASLNPLAVGADTWGLDAIPPAEGDKVFYGHVTLLKDNGIYILETMNVGPLLRDGVNEFMFVLGQPRIKGTVQAMINPVALY, translated from the coding sequence ATGACAAGATTGATGACCGCCACACTGGCCGCGCTGGTACTGGCGGCAAATGCCAGCTTCGCGCAGGATTGCGCGCCTTCGAAATGGGGTGCGGATGACACGATCGGTTCCGCCAACCTGGTGACGCCCGAACGCACGCTGGAGGCTGCCAAGCTGATCAAACAGGGTAAATCCATGCCGCTGGGCATCACCATCGGACCGGACACACCCGCCTTTCCGCCCCGGTCGCTGAACCTGCAGGTGGTGCAACCGAACCAGCAGGGCGGGCAGAAATTGTCCAGCTTCGGCTACGAGGGCAATTACAACGACGATATACTCCAAACCTGGATCGGCATCGGTTCGCAGCTGGATGGGCTGGGGCATCTGGGCGAAGGCGGGCATTACTACAACTGCCTCGACGAAAAGGAGATTTCCGCCATCACCGGCCTGACCAAGCTGGGCACCCATGACGTGCCGCCACTGGTCGGACGGGCCGTGATCCTCGACATGGCCAAACATGCCGGCAAAGAGGTTATGGCCGCCGGGGAACACTTCGGATCGGAAGAGATAAAGGCTGCCGCCGAGGCGCAAGGCATCACCATGGGTGAGGGCGACATCATCCTGTTTCACACCGGCTGGACCGAAGGGATGCTGGAAAGCGACCCGATGCAATGGGGCAGCGCGGAACCCGGCCTGACAAACGAGGGCGCGGTCTATCTCGCCTCGCTCAACCCGCTGGCGGTGGGCGCTGATACCTGGGGGCTGGATGCCATCCCGCCCGCTGAAGGGGACAAGGTGTTCTATGGCCATGTCACCCTGCTGAAGGACAACGGGATCTACATTCTTGAGACCATGAACGTCGGCCCCTTGCTACGCGACGGGGTGAACGAGTTCATGTTTGTCCTCGGCCAGCCCCGGATCAAGGGAACGGTCCAGGCAATGATCAACCCAGTTGCCCTCTACTGA
- the dxs gene encoding 1-deoxy-D-xylulose-5-phosphate synthase, with amino-acid sequence MPDQPATPLLDRIKRPADMHGLTDSQLIQLARELREETISAVSVTGGHLGAGLGVVELTVALHAVFDTPRDKIIWDVSHQCYPHKILTERRDRIRTLRQKDGLSGFTKRSESPYDPFGAAHSSTSISAALGFAVARDLGGNIAEGLGDAIAVIGDGAMSAGMAYEAMNNAGHLKKRLIVILNDNEMSIAPPVGAMSSYLSRLYAEEPFQDFKTAAKGAVSLLPYPFREGAKRAKDILKGMAVGGTLFEQLGFSYLGPIDGHDLNQLLPVLRTVKARATGPILIHVLTKKGKGYGPAENARDKGHGVSKFNVVTGEQKKAPSNAPSYTSVFADSLMQEAAQDDRICAVTAAMPDGTGLNLFAERYPSRCFDVGIAEQHGVTFSAGLAAGGLRPFCAIYSTFLQRGYDQVVHDVAIQRLPVRFAIDRAGLVGADGATHAGAFDVAFLANLPGFVVMAAADEAELKHMVATAAAHDSGPIAFRFPRGGGKGVEMPERGTPLEIGKGRMIREGSRVALLSFGTRLEEVEKAAESLATKGITPTIADARFAKPLDRDLILSLAADHEALISIEEGAVGGFGSHVAQLLAEEGVFDKGLKYRSMVLPDIFIDQASPADMYAVAGMNAEHIEAKVLDVLGVTSLGAQRA; translated from the coding sequence ATGCCTGACCAACCCGCGACACCGCTTCTGGACCGGATCAAACGTCCGGCCGACATGCACGGGCTGACGGACAGCCAATTGATCCAGCTTGCCCGCGAACTGCGGGAAGAGACGATTTCGGCGGTATCGGTTACCGGCGGGCACCTGGGCGCGGGGCTGGGCGTCGTCGAATTGACCGTCGCGCTGCACGCGGTTTTCGACACGCCGCGGGACAAGATCATCTGGGATGTAAGCCACCAATGCTATCCGCACAAGATCCTGACCGAGCGGCGCGACCGCATCCGTACGCTGCGCCAGAAGGACGGGCTGAGCGGCTTCACCAAGCGCAGCGAATCCCCGTATGACCCTTTCGGCGCGGCGCACAGCTCGACCTCGATCAGCGCCGCGCTGGGATTTGCAGTGGCGCGTGACCTGGGCGGCAACATCGCCGAAGGGCTCGGCGATGCGATTGCGGTGATCGGCGACGGGGCGATGTCTGCCGGCATGGCCTACGAGGCGATGAACAACGCGGGCCACCTGAAGAAACGTCTGATCGTGATCCTGAACGACAACGAGATGTCGATCGCACCGCCGGTGGGCGCGATGTCGAGCTATCTCAGCCGCCTCTATGCCGAAGAACCGTTTCAGGATTTCAAGACTGCCGCCAAGGGCGCGGTCAGCCTGCTGCCCTATCCGTTCCGCGAGGGCGCCAAACGTGCCAAGGATATCCTCAAGGGCATGGCGGTCGGCGGCACGCTGTTCGAACAGCTGGGCTTTTCATATCTCGGGCCCATCGACGGGCACGATCTGAACCAGTTGCTGCCAGTATTGCGCACGGTCAAGGCGCGCGCGACTGGGCCGATCCTGATCCACGTCCTGACCAAAAAGGGCAAGGGGTACGGCCCGGCCGAAAATGCCCGCGACAAGGGCCACGGCGTGTCGAAGTTCAACGTCGTCACCGGCGAGCAGAAGAAGGCACCATCGAACGCGCCAAGCTATACGTCGGTTTTTGCCGACAGCCTGATGCAGGAGGCCGCGCAGGATGACCGCATCTGCGCGGTGACTGCCGCGATGCCGGACGGCACCGGGCTGAACCTCTTTGCCGAACGCTACCCTTCGCGCTGCTTTGACGTGGGCATTGCGGAACAGCATGGCGTCACCTTTTCCGCCGGCCTGGCTGCAGGCGGGTTAAGGCCGTTCTGCGCGATCTATTCAACCTTTCTACAGCGGGGTTACGACCAGGTCGTGCACGACGTCGCGATCCAGCGCCTGCCGGTGCGGTTTGCCATCGACCGGGCAGGATTGGTCGGAGCCGACGGCGCGACACACGCGGGGGCCTTTGACGTGGCCTTTCTGGCGAACCTGCCCGGCTTCGTGGTCATGGCCGCCGCGGACGAGGCGGAACTGAAGCACATGGTTGCCACGGCAGCCGCGCATGATAGCGGCCCCATCGCGTTCCGCTTTCCGCGCGGCGGGGGCAAGGGCGTCGAAATGCCTGAGCGGGGGACGCCGCTGGAGATCGGCAAGGGTCGAATGATCCGCGAGGGCAGTCGGGTGGCGCTGCTGTCCTTCGGCACGCGGCTGGAGGAGGTTGAAAAAGCGGCGGAGAGCCTGGCGACCAAGGGCATCACGCCCACTATTGCCGACGCTAGGTTCGCCAAGCCGCTGGACCGGGACCTGATTCTGTCACTGGCGGCGGATCACGAGGCGTTGATCTCCATCGAGGAAGGCGCAGTGGGCGGTTTCGGAAGCCATGTGGCGCAACTGCTGGCGGAGGAAGGCGTGTTTGACAAGGGATTGAAGTACCGGTCCATGGTGCTGCCCGATATCTTCATTGATCAGGCCTCTCCCGCCGACATGTATGCGGTCGCCGGCATGAACGCCGAACATATAGAGGCCAAGGTGCTGGATGTGCTGGGTGTGACCAGCTTGGGGGCGCAGCGGGCCTGA
- a CDS encoding exopolysaccharide biosynthesis protein, translating into MIPDENTTDRDDESHTLTHLLDGMDKAAEGEEVSVADVLNEFGDRTITPFILLVAVMLVSPLSGIPGVPTVSAAIIVIMTVQALSGRRRLWLPQFLLRRTVASEKMRKAVGWMRGPCRFLDRHSHKRLMFLTRGPMRLIALAACAIIPLGWPPLEVLPMVSSIGGGTVALLAYGLYTRDGVYVLLGYVMIGISALTILSLLP; encoded by the coding sequence ATGATACCTGACGAGAACACCACTGATCGGGATGACGAAAGCCATACACTGACTCACCTTCTGGACGGAATGGATAAAGCCGCAGAAGGCGAAGAGGTTTCTGTCGCAGATGTACTGAACGAATTCGGCGACCGCACGATTACGCCCTTCATCCTGCTGGTCGCGGTCATGCTGGTGTCACCTTTGTCCGGTATTCCGGGCGTGCCTACGGTTTCCGCCGCGATCATCGTGATCATGACGGTTCAGGCCCTGTCCGGGCGGCGGCGCCTGTGGTTGCCGCAGTTTCTGCTGCGCCGCACCGTGGCGAGCGAGAAAATGCGCAAGGCTGTCGGCTGGATGCGCGGGCCCTGCCGGTTTCTGGACCGCCATTCCCACAAGCGCCTGATGTTTCTTACCCGCGGACCCATGCGCCTGATCGCGTTGGCGGCCTGCGCGATCATCCCGCTGGGCTGGCCGCCGCTGGAGGTCCTGCCGATGGTGTCCTCCATCGGCGGCGGCACCGTGGCGTTGCTGGCCTACGGCCTTTACACACGGGACGGCGTATATGTCCTTCTGGGCTATGTCATGATCGGCATTTCGGCGCTGACGATCCTGTCGCTGCTGCCTTGA
- a CDS encoding branched-chain amino acid aminotransferase gives MVGAYDDRDGHIWMDGKMVDWREANVHVLTHAMHYASSVFEGERAYGGKIFKSREHSERLIRSARMIDFEIPYSVDEIEAAKAEVLKASGLEDAYVRAVAWRGVGEDMGVASARNPVRLAIAAWAWGAYYGDAKMNGAKLDISKWKRPSPETIPVHAKAAGLYMICTMSKHAAEAKGCSDALFMDYRGYVAEATGANIFFVKDGEVHTPDADCFLNGITRQTVIGMLKDKGITVHERHIMPEELEGFEQCWLTGTAAEVTPVGQIGDYTFEVGAMTRDIADSYEKLVRS, from the coding sequence GTGGTAGGTGCCTATGATGACCGGGACGGTCACATCTGGATGGATGGCAAGATGGTCGACTGGCGCGAGGCCAATGTCCATGTGCTGACCCATGCCATGCATTACGCCTCTTCCGTGTTCGAAGGTGAACGCGCCTATGGCGGCAAGATTTTCAAGAGCCGCGAACATTCGGAGCGGCTGATCCGCTCTGCCCGGATGATCGACTTTGAAATTCCCTATTCGGTGGACGAAATAGAGGCAGCGAAGGCCGAGGTTCTGAAGGCCTCCGGCCTTGAAGATGCCTATGTCCGGGCAGTGGCCTGGCGGGGTGTGGGTGAGGATATGGGCGTGGCATCGGCTCGCAATCCCGTGCGTCTGGCAATCGCCGCATGGGCCTGGGGTGCCTACTACGGCGATGCCAAGATGAATGGCGCAAAGCTCGATATCTCCAAGTGGAAGCGCCCCAGCCCCGAGACGATCCCCGTTCATGCCAAGGCGGCGGGCCTCTACATGATCTGCACCATGTCGAAACATGCGGCAGAGGCGAAGGGTTGCTCGGACGCGCTGTTCATGGATTACCGCGGCTACGTGGCCGAGGCGACGGGCGCCAACATCTTCTTCGTCAAGGACGGAGAGGTCCACACGCCCGACGCCGACTGCTTTCTCAACGGCATCACCCGACAGACGGTGATCGGCATGCTGAAGGACAAGGGCATCACAGTGCACGAACGCCACATCATGCCGGAGGAGCTGGAAGGATTCGAGCAGTGCTGGCTGACCGGCACCGCCGCCGAAGTGACCCCGGTAGGACAGATCGGCGACTATACGTTCGAGGTCGGGGCAATGACCCGCGACATCGCGGACAGCTACGAAAAGCTTGTCCGGAGCTGA